In Nymphaea colorata isolate Beijing-Zhang1983 chromosome 5, ASM883128v2, whole genome shotgun sequence, one genomic interval encodes:
- the LOC116253951 gene encoding protein NRT1/ PTR FAMILY 2.4-like, with the protein MERENIQERAYQDLEGEGCSPTLRFQDSGSETGRSSSRKGGWITAPFLIGSASAATVALFGVTTDLLVYVDQRYHIQGIKLAQMTNTMTALISLAPVAGAVFCDSFLGCFRTISISLLLSFVGTLALTLTAVLPSLAPPPCGQVSSWCEPSAAHFAILCCVYALVALGAAGTSYIYIALGADQFDKAKDQEAFVNWYFFATTFATLISYTVVVYILDNVGWVWGYGLCMALNGIALVMILLGRARYRDVRPQGSPFVSMARVIVGASRKIKVLPSMKEDDYYSGEVLDGAGALPKNPPLTSSFRFLNRAALVTKGDVDEDGKLAKPWRLCTMQQVEDLKKLLKLLPLWSTGIYLMVSFGVQVTLTTLQVLAMDRSLGPHFKIPAASFQVFPFLSMTILLPIVDRFFYPLLDRIPRISPSLLHRIGAGHVVAIASFVSMAVAEARRLNMMHSRGVRTEQTSALLLVPALLLNGIASAFFIPGQLSLYYQEFPESLKATSTAMMSLTTGLGFYLGAPVLGAIRRVTGWLPDDVNRGRLDNVYWTLAVLGVLNFLYYLACAKAYRLKA; encoded by the exons ATGGAGAGGGAAAATATTCAAGAGCGTGCTTATCAGGATCTGGAAGGCGAAGGCTGCTCTCCAACGCTTCGGTTCCAAGATTCCGGCAGCGAAACTGGCCGGAGTTCCTCCCGGAAAGGTGGATGGATCACCGCTCCTTTCCTCATAG GGAGTGCGTCGGCGGCGACCGTCGCCCTCTTCGGGGTGACGACGGACCTGTTGGTGTACGTTGATCAGAGGTACCACATCCAAGGCATCAAGTTGGCGCAGATGACAAACACCATGACGGCTCTCATCAGCCTCGCTCCTGTTGCCGGTGCCGTCTTCTGCGACTCCTTTCTTGGCTGCTTCCGCACCATCTCCATCTCCCTTCTCCTGTCTTTTgtg GGGACTCTTGCCCTGACTCTCACAGCAGTACTGCCATCTCTAGCTCCTCCACCCTGTGGGCAGGTTTCAAGCTGGTGTGAGCCATCAGCGGCTCATTTTGCCATCCTATGCTGTGTCTATGCACTGGTCGCCCTAGGTGCCGCCGGGACGAGCTATATCTACATAGCCCTCGGCGCGGACCAGTTCGACAAAGCGAAGGACCAGGAAGCCTTTGTGAATTGGTACTTCTTCGCGACAACTTTTGCGACCCTTATCTCGTACACAGTTGTTGTCTACATCTTGGACAATGTGGGCTGGGTTTGGGGCTATGGACTGTGCATGGCGCTAAACGGCATTGCCTTAGTCATGATCCTTCTAGGGCGAGCTCGCTACCGGGATGTGAGACCACAGGGCAGCCCGTTTGTTAGCATGGCTCGAGTGATCGTGGGCGCGAGCCGAAAGATCAAGGTTTTGCCGTCAATGAAGGAAGATGACTATTACTCTGGTGAAGTACTTGATGGAGCTGGAGCACTGCCAAAGAATCCACCATTAACTTCCAGCTTCAG GTTCTTGAACAGAGCAGCTCTGGTAACTAAAGGAGACGTCGACGAAGACGGCAAGCTAGCAAAGCCATGGAGGCTCTGCACCATGCAGCAGGTGGAAGACCTGAAGAAGCTCCTGAAATTGCTCCCACTTTGGTCCACCGGTATCTACCTCATGGTCTCCTTCGGTGTCCAAGTCACGCTCACCACCCTCCAAGTCCTTGCCATGGACCGGAGCTTGGGCCCTCACTTCAAGATCCCCGCCGCTTCCTTCCAGGTCTTCCCCTTTCTCAGCATGACCATCCTTCTCCCCATCGTCGACCGCTTTTTCTACCCACTTCTCGACAGAATCCCCCGCATCTCCCCCTCTCTGCTCCACCGGATCGGCGCCGGACATGTAGTAGCCATTGCCAGCTTCGTGTCCATGGCGGTCGCTGAAGCAAGAAGGCTCAACATGATGCACAGTCGAGGCGTTCGCACCGAGCAGACCTCTGCCCTCTTGTTGGTGCCGGCGCTTTTGCTCAACGGCATCGCCTCGGCCTTCTTCATACCCGGCCAGTTGAGTCTCTACTACCAGGAGTTCCCGGAGTCGCTCAAGGCGACCAGCACGGCGATGATGTCGTTGACCACCGGACTTGGGTTCTACCTCGGCGCACCGGTCTTGGGTGCGATACGGAGGGTCACCGGCTGGCTACCGGATGATGTCAACCGGGGGCGTCTGGACAATGTGTACTGGACATTGGCTGTGTTGGGTGTGCTCAATTTCCTGTATTATCTTGCGTGCGCAAAAGCCTACAGATTGAAAGCGTGA